In Hydrogenothermus marinus, a single window of DNA contains:
- the ilvD gene encoding dihydroxy-acid dehydratase — MRSDIVKKGVERAPHRSLFRACGLSEEDFGKPFIGVANSYIDIVPGHVHLREFAQYVKEAIREAGGVPFEFNVIGVDDGIAMGHSGMHYSLPSRELIADSVETVVEAHKLDGLVCIPNCDKIVPGMLMAAARLNIPTIFVSGGAMAAGHTPDGKAIDLATAFEAVGSYKKGIIDEKQLQVIEQNACPTCGSCSGMFTANSMNCLMEALGVALPGNGSILAVDPRRKELAKQAGRQIIKLIEADLKFKDIVNEETIENAFTLDIAMGGSTNTVLHLLAIANEAGLDFDISKIDEISERTPTLCKLAPASNYHIEDLDRAGGISAILKELSKKGLLHLDRPTVTLKTLGENIKDAEIKDPNVIRPIDNPYSEKGGLAVLFGNIAPYGGVVKAAAVDPKIMVHKGKAICFDSEEEAIEGITSGKVKEGHVVVIRYEGPKGGPGMREMLSPTSAIMGMGLGDKVSLITDGRFSGATRGACIGHISPEAAAGGPIGIIQDGDEILIDIPNRKIELLISDEEFEKRMKEFKPKRKEIKSKWLRRYSKLVTSANTGAILTDECT; from the coding sequence TTGAGAAGTGATATAGTAAAAAAAGGAGTAGAAAGAGCTCCTCATAGAAGTTTATTTAGAGCTTGTGGTCTTTCAGAAGAAGATTTTGGAAAACCATTTATAGGAGTAGCTAATTCTTATATAGATATAGTTCCTGGCCATGTTCATCTAAGGGAGTTTGCACAATATGTTAAAGAAGCAATAAGAGAAGCAGGTGGAGTTCCATTTGAGTTTAATGTAATAGGTGTTGATGATGGAATAGCAATGGGACACTCTGGAATGCATTACTCTCTTCCAAGTAGAGAACTTATAGCAGATAGTGTAGAAACCGTTGTTGAAGCTCACAAACTTGATGGTTTAGTATGTATTCCTAACTGTGATAAAATCGTTCCAGGAATGTTAATGGCTGCTGCAAGACTTAATATTCCAACTATATTTGTTTCCGGTGGAGCTATGGCAGCAGGCCATACACCTGATGGAAAAGCCATAGACCTTGCAACAGCTTTTGAAGCAGTAGGTTCTTATAAAAAAGGAATAATTGATGAAAAACAACTTCAAGTAATAGAGCAAAATGCTTGTCCAACTTGTGGTTCTTGTTCTGGAATGTTTACTGCAAACTCTATGAACTGTCTAATGGAAGCTTTAGGTGTAGCTCTACCAGGAAATGGAAGTATTTTAGCAGTTGATCCAAGAAGAAAAGAACTTGCAAAACAAGCAGGTAGACAGATTATAAAACTTATAGAAGCAGATTTAAAATTTAAAGATATAGTAAATGAAGAAACTATAGAAAATGCATTTACTCTTGATATTGCAATGGGTGGTTCTACAAATACAGTCTTACATTTACTTGCAATTGCAAATGAAGCAGGTTTAGATTTTGATATATCTAAAATAGATGAAATATCAGAAAGAACACCAACTTTATGTAAACTTGCGCCTGCATCTAATTATCATATAGAAGATTTAGATAGAGCAGGCGGAATAAGTGCTATATTAAAAGAACTTTCTAAAAAAGGACTTTTACATCTTGATAGACCAACAGTTACATTAAAAACTCTTGGAGAAAATATAAAAGATGCAGAAATAAAAGATCCAAATGTAATAAGGCCTATTGATAATCCTTATAGTGAAAAAGGTGGTTTAGCTGTTTTGTTTGGCAATATTGCTCCATATGGTGGAGTGGTAAAAGCTGCAGCAGTAGATCCTAAAATCATGGTTCATAAAGGTAAAGCTATCTGTTTTGATAGTGAAGAAGAGGCTATTGAAGGTATTACTTCAGGAAAAGTAAAAGAAGGACATGTTGTAGTCATAAGATATGAAGGACCTAAAGGTGGCCCTGGTATGAGAGAAATGCTTTCTCCAACGTCTGCAATTATGGGAATGGGTCTTGGAGATAAAGTTTCTCTTATTACAGATGGAAGATTTTCAGGAGCTACAAGGGGAGCTTGTATAGGACATATTTCTCCAGAAGCTGCAGCAGGTGGACCAATAGGAATAATCCAAGATGGAGATGAAATTCTTATAGATATACCAAATAGAAAGATAGAGCTTTTAATATCAGATGAAGAATTTGAAAAAAGAATGAAAGAGTTTAAACCAAAAAGAAAAGAGATAAAAAGTAAATGGCTTAGAAGATATTCTAAACTTGTTACATCTGCAAATACAGGTGCTATACTTACTGATGAATGTACGTAA